A single Pedobacter sp. PACM 27299 DNA region contains:
- a CDS encoding SusC/RagA family TonB-linked outer membrane protein — MVKILHLLLILVIGSASMVFSRVQSFAFVPESATTTPSEAMRQLMPLKDALKGLEKIHKVSIMFDSKLAENILVQTKEKPQHESIETALTNMLSPVNINYKKISEQFYVINFKDSKTSADHRQNSPKEKGSTEPTPAENANNLSEVYRELTITGKVADGSNGEILPGVSIKLKGKNITTSTNSNGKYTIKVPEKGILVFSYISYITKEVAIGSSTVINVDLMPDQQKLDEIVVVGVGYGTQQKRNLTGSIASISAKSIKDIPVTSFENAIQGQIAGVQVQEPSGEPGAATTIRVRGVGSISAGNEPLYVVDGFPISKNVESATQGDVSKRTVAFRPAPANPLGTISPGDIQSVEVLKDAAAAAIYGSRGSNGVIIITTKKGKRDGTTSVNFDSYYGIQTLANKVDLMNSKELSEYVLNAKNNAYLQDFPNASINDPNSVRYTRSTNTSYYLPNDFINPTGVDTDWQDVLFKNSNIQSYNLSLSGGAEKLGYYISGNYFNQGGIIDKTGFKRYTFRINIESDPVKNLRIGAIVNPSFTDQAKGSTSAPYFADPPGAVYTALVHSPTVSPYLPNGTINQSNNQSHLNTENGTGTNMTASSNPLAVVKYIHDDLSQFRSFASAYAEYTFLDGLKYKFMIGTDINNYNRKYYREKAFIDRAATVGVPYGQSNSSLETNWLSENLLTYNKVFGVHSISALAGYTAQKDKIRNNQVQAENFPDDLVQTVSGGQVTGGTATEEEWSLVSYLGRVNYAFMDRYLLTATIRSDRASRFGEGNKVGYFPSFSAGWRMSDEAFMKNIKWISDFKLRGSWGKTGNFLIPNYAAVGLLSPYNYVFGNVVTNGIAPSTPSNPNLTWEKNTQVDIGLDMSFLSNRIFASLDWYNKKTSNLLLNVQVPAVVGYGNSNPLMNIGEVENKGFEASLSTQNLVGSFTWSTDMNFSTNKNKVLKLGASGDPILSTGGAGIRHITRIGDPIGSYYGYVVEGIYQSQAEINSAPKDKLAAKAAPGDFMFKDVNGDGVIDANDRTVIGNYQPDYTYGITNRLGYKGIELSFLIQGVEGSQVLNLTRRHLANGEANTNSYSVLKNRWLSPDQPGDGKTPRADRLGDLHGFNNRPSTYQVEDASYIRLRNVTIAYTLPAKWVGKYFSSFRVYTSGTNLFTKTDYIGYNPEVNNQSTSSGVQGEDYGAYPLSRNFTFGINASFK; from the coding sequence ATGGTAAAAATTCTACACTTGCTGCTGATCCTCGTGATCGGTAGCGCATCGATGGTATTTAGTCGTGTGCAGTCCTTCGCATTTGTGCCGGAAAGTGCTACCACCACGCCTTCAGAGGCCATGCGTCAATTGATGCCCCTCAAAGATGCATTGAAAGGACTCGAAAAAATACACAAAGTATCCATTATGTTCGACAGCAAGCTGGCCGAGAATATACTTGTTCAAACTAAAGAAAAACCACAACATGAAAGTATTGAAACGGCATTGACCAATATGCTTTCTCCGGTAAATATTAACTATAAAAAGATTAGCGAACAGTTTTATGTGATCAATTTCAAAGATTCAAAAACTTCTGCAGATCACCGTCAGAACAGCCCAAAGGAAAAAGGCAGTACCGAACCGACACCAGCAGAAAACGCCAATAACCTGAGCGAAGTCTATAGAGAGTTGACCATCACTGGTAAAGTGGCCGATGGCAGCAATGGGGAGATACTGCCTGGCGTTTCCATTAAATTGAAAGGGAAAAACATTACCACCAGCACCAATTCCAACGGAAAATACACCATTAAAGTTCCTGAAAAAGGTATCCTTGTATTCTCTTATATCAGTTACATCACGAAGGAAGTGGCCATCGGTTCTTCTACAGTCATCAATGTAGATTTAATGCCTGACCAGCAGAAACTAGATGAAATTGTAGTAGTAGGTGTGGGATACGGTACACAGCAAAAAAGAAACTTAACTGGTTCTATTGCTTCTATCAGTGCAAAAAGCATCAAGGATATTCCGGTAACCAGCTTCGAGAATGCCATTCAAGGCCAGATCGCAGGGGTACAGGTACAAGAGCCAAGTGGCGAACCAGGTGCCGCAACCACCATTCGTGTGCGTGGTGTCGGTTCTATCTCCGCTGGTAACGAACCCTTATATGTAGTAGATGGTTTCCCCATCTCTAAAAACGTAGAATCTGCCACTCAGGGCGATGTTTCTAAAAGAACGGTAGCCTTCCGCCCCGCTCCGGCAAACCCGCTGGGAACCATCAGCCCGGGAGATATTCAATCCGTAGAGGTCTTAAAAGACGCTGCCGCTGCCGCCATTTATGGTTCCAGAGGTTCAAACGGAGTCATCATCATCACCACTAAAAAAGGAAAAAGAGACGGTACTACTTCAGTCAATTTCGACTCCTATTATGGCATCCAAACCCTGGCCAACAAGGTAGACCTGATGAACTCAAAAGAGCTCAGCGAGTATGTGCTGAACGCGAAGAACAATGCCTACCTGCAGGATTTCCCGAATGCCAGCATCAACGACCCCAATTCAGTACGTTACACCAGAAGTACCAATACCAGTTATTACCTGCCTAATGATTTTATCAATCCAACAGGTGTAGACACCGACTGGCAGGATGTGCTGTTCAAAAATTCCAACATCCAGTCCTATAACCTATCCCTTTCTGGTGGAGCAGAAAAACTAGGCTATTACATCTCTGGTAACTATTTCAATCAAGGTGGTATCATCGATAAAACCGGATTTAAACGTTATACCTTCCGCATCAACATCGAATCTGATCCGGTTAAAAACCTGCGTATCGGTGCCATTGTGAATCCTTCATTTACAGATCAGGCCAAAGGATCTACCAGTGCCCCTTATTTCGCAGATCCTCCAGGAGCAGTTTACACCGCCCTGGTACATTCGCCAACAGTAAGCCCTTACCTGCCAAATGGTACGATTAACCAAAGCAATAACCAGAGTCACCTGAACACAGAAAATGGAACCGGTACCAATATGACCGCTTCCAGTAACCCGCTGGCGGTAGTAAAATACATCCATGACGACCTTTCGCAGTTCAGAAGCTTTGCCAGCGCCTATGCAGAATATACCTTTCTGGATGGTCTGAAATACAAGTTCATGATCGGTACAGACATTAACAACTACAATAGAAAATATTACAGAGAAAAGGCATTTATCGACCGTGCAGCAACTGTAGGTGTGCCTTATGGACAGTCTAACTCTTCACTGGAAACCAACTGGCTTTCAGAAAACCTCCTAACTTACAACAAGGTATTTGGGGTACACAGCATCTCTGCACTTGCCGGATATACCGCACAGAAAGACAAGATCAGAAACAATCAGGTACAAGCAGAAAACTTCCCTGACGATTTAGTACAAACCGTGAGCGGCGGACAAGTTACCGGTGGTACCGCAACCGAAGAAGAATGGTCGCTGGTATCCTACCTGGGTAGGGTAAACTATGCGTTTATGGACCGTTACCTATTGACCGCGACCATCCGTTCTGACCGTGCTTCCCGTTTTGGTGAGGGCAATAAAGTCGGTTATTTCCCTTCCTTCTCTGCCGGATGGAGAATGTCTGATGAAGCATTCATGAAAAATATCAAATGGATCAGCGACTTTAAACTGCGCGGAAGCTGGGGTAAAACAGGAAACTTCCTGATCCCAAACTATGCCGCTGTAGGACTATTGAGCCCATATAATTATGTATTTGGCAATGTCGTGACCAACGGGATCGCCCCTTCTACCCCAAGCAATCCAAACCTGACCTGGGAGAAAAATACACAGGTAGATATCGGTCTGGACATGAGCTTCCTGAGCAACAGGATCTTTGCATCCCTAGATTGGTACAATAAGAAAACTTCTAACCTGCTCCTGAATGTACAAGTGCCTGCAGTAGTAGGTTACGGGAACTCTAACCCGCTAATGAACATCGGTGAGGTAGAAAACAAAGGTTTTGAAGCTTCCCTTTCTACTCAGAATTTAGTAGGCAGCTTCACCTGGAGCACCGATATGAACTTCTCTACCAACAAAAACAAAGTATTGAAATTGGGCGCTTCCGGCGATCCAATTCTAAGCACTGGTGGTGCTGGTATCCGTCACATTACCCGCATCGGCGACCCAATCGGCAGCTATTACGGTTATGTGGTAGAAGGGATCTACCAAAGTCAGGCAGAGATCAACAGCGCCCCTAAAGATAAATTGGCAGCAAAAGCGGCACCTGGAGATTTCATGTTCAAAGATGTAAATGGTGACGGCGTTATTGATGCCAACGACCGTACGGTTATCGGCAACTATCAGCCTGATTACACCTATGGTATTACCAACAGACTAGGCTATAAAGGCATAGAATTGAGCTTCCTGATCCAGGGTGTAGAAGGTTCACAAGTCTTGAACTTAACCAGAAGACACCTGGCCAATGGTGAAGCCAATACCAACTCTTACTCCGTGCTGAAAAACAGATGGCTTTCCCCAGATCAACCTGGAGATGGTAAAACACCACGTGCAGACCGGCTAGGCGATTTACACGGATTTAACAACAGACCTTCCACTTATCAGGTAGAAGATGCCTCTTACATCCGCCTTAGAAATGTAACCATCGCCTATACCCTACCTGCCAAATGGGTAGGGAAATATTTCTCTTCATTCCGTGTATATACTTCTGGAACCAACCTATTCACCAAAACCGATTATATCGGCTACAACCCTGAGGTAAATAATCAATCTACTTCAAGCGGTGTACAGGGTGAAGATTATGGCGCCTATCCGTTATCAAGAAATTTCACTTTTGGTATTAATGCCTCATTTAAGTAG
- a CDS encoding FecR family protein, with protein MTKKTFKNDLERIDAAWEKLAPMLDDQETPVRKLKPWFNKQIIAAAAMLILVTTIGVWFLKEQNAEIHHLTKYGQTLRVVLPDSSVVTLNGNSQLSYRKNWSGNGDREVKVDGEAYFSVKHTRSHQKFFVKMPDQLSVEVLGTEFNISARNHDTRVVLNSGKIDFRMEGQDHKTNIIQMKPGDLVEYQSKEKSYTKRMVDPAIYSSWKTDRLVFDKTPLKEVLNTLHNTYGLEILVEDPKMLDMNLSGSAPTTNINSLIHALSETFNINFTKKGDTLIVTNTP; from the coding sequence ATGACTAAAAAAACCTTCAAAAACGACTTGGAACGAATCGATGCAGCATGGGAAAAGCTAGCTCCCATGCTGGACGATCAAGAAACGCCGGTAAGAAAACTAAAGCCCTGGTTCAATAAACAGATCATCGCTGCTGCAGCAATGCTGATCCTGGTGACCACCATCGGCGTATGGTTTTTGAAAGAACAAAACGCAGAAATCCATCACCTCACCAAGTATGGACAAACCTTACGTGTTGTTCTTCCCGACAGTTCTGTCGTGACCTTGAATGGAAATAGTCAGCTGAGCTATCGTAAAAACTGGTCCGGCAATGGGGATCGGGAAGTAAAGGTAGATGGGGAAGCGTACTTCTCGGTAAAACACACACGCTCCCATCAAAAGTTTTTTGTAAAAATGCCTGACCAGCTATCAGTTGAAGTATTGGGTACTGAATTTAACATCAGCGCCAGAAACCACGATACCCGGGTGGTGCTGAATTCCGGAAAAATCGACTTCCGTATGGAGGGACAGGACCACAAAACCAATATCATTCAAATGAAGCCCGGCGACCTCGTAGAGTACCAAAGCAAGGAAAAATCTTATACCAAACGTATGGTAGATCCAGCGATTTATTCGTCCTGGAAAACCGACCGCCTGGTGTTCGATAAAACACCATTGAAAGAAGTACTCAACACCCTGCACAACACCTATGGACTGGAAATCCTGGTGGAAGATCCTAAAATGCTGGACATGAACTTGTCCGGATCTGCACCAACTACCAACATCAATTCCCTGATTCATGCATTATCAGAAACATTTAATATCAATTTCACTAAAAAAGGAGATACGCTTATTGTTACGAATACCCCCTGA
- a CDS encoding exo-rhamnogalacturonan lyase family protein has product MKKLSQTFLTLSLLLLVQFTAIAAERIPLKVEKHQEGAPITMGIPIPIGALYSPDHVRLLNKQGKEIPSQITEVNNWMPINNSIKWIWVFFFTDANDNYTLEYGSDVKRETFKGDRVVIRNVQPMGSYTEVSTGPLNFKIKKDNGGFFETVQLNTDKNGFSASDIIAEGAKDRGSFLDLLDQAGIDKSKAIITRSVIEKGSGSLHGIIRLEGEYRYERKDNNPAPFVLRVHVYAGKSYVKVLHTFVYTGVPDQHEIKKGEHARIATQSKDILSEEESSDKGWSKPNDQIAGTGFSLHYKLNGAISYKVGYKDGKWWENPAEKVYEFSGNGTQKTSLFQTGPKPNKVAPVPESTNTKRMEGFSASLTTDNKEQLKTAKASGWMDISDKKWGIAIGIKHFFEEYPKELNIIADQQLTTAYLWSPQAGPMSFARDTNAPDDGILGNFAQGLAKTSELVYYFHEASVSTPSIQKSLNYFLDPPVAHAAPQAYAVSKVFGSFSPHNTTFSEFERGMDYKFDWMLFNQNWAPWYGMFEHGDFKNYYIANKWEMWANNEPAQDYMLWMQFMRTGDPKLYNAAQAMSRHTMDVDNIHWPKKPVYHGDTNPVLDYLQSKEAPDNTTPYLGIGKRHGDQHWSAVLSAHVWVQGWLADYYLTGDHRGLEIARQTADTYVKRIWGDHDLMGRRLYLSVWNMTEVYDATKDEIYLTDLKDRIKHMLDLQNGTEQNSSLVVDRYGYSQVYASQGLSKYYRITRDEKIKQALITHARSVRDNEPIAYFMESYLSSIHSLLIGYEFTRDQSFLNRALERAAVLKTDQTNVKFDNNATQKQLAETLLKVSHFPQDPEKEYAEWDVRNGLRVFGWTHAYNVPYLLYWLRNEEPQKSIKK; this is encoded by the coding sequence ATGAAAAAGCTAAGCCAAACCTTCCTTACCTTATCCTTGCTCCTCCTGGTTCAATTCACTGCAATTGCAGCAGAACGAATTCCGCTAAAAGTTGAAAAGCACCAGGAAGGTGCTCCCATTACCATGGGTATACCCATTCCCATCGGTGCCCTGTATTCTCCGGACCATGTCCGACTGCTCAATAAACAAGGCAAGGAAATCCCTTCCCAAATCACGGAAGTCAACAACTGGATGCCCATTAACAACAGCATCAAATGGATCTGGGTATTTTTCTTTACCGATGCCAACGACAATTACACCCTGGAATATGGCAGCGATGTCAAAAGAGAAACCTTTAAAGGCGATCGTGTAGTGATCAGAAATGTGCAGCCCATGGGCAGCTATACGGAAGTCAGCACCGGCCCATTGAACTTCAAAATCAAGAAAGACAATGGAGGTTTCTTTGAAACGGTACAGCTGAATACCGATAAAAACGGGTTCAGTGCCTCAGACATCATCGCCGAAGGCGCGAAAGACAGAGGTTCCTTCCTCGATCTTTTAGATCAGGCAGGAATAGACAAGTCCAAAGCCATCATCACCAGAAGCGTCATCGAAAAAGGCTCCGGCTCTTTGCATGGCATCATCAGACTTGAAGGAGAATACCGCTATGAGAGAAAAGACAACAATCCTGCGCCATTCGTGCTCAGAGTCCACGTATATGCCGGAAAATCCTATGTTAAAGTACTCCATACCTTTGTCTACACCGGCGTCCCGGATCAGCATGAAATTAAAAAAGGAGAGCATGCCAGGATTGCTACGCAAAGTAAAGACATACTTTCGGAAGAAGAAAGCAGCGATAAAGGCTGGTCTAAACCAAACGACCAGATTGCAGGAACAGGCTTCTCCCTCCATTACAAACTAAACGGTGCCATCTCCTACAAAGTAGGTTATAAAGATGGTAAATGGTGGGAAAACCCAGCAGAAAAAGTATATGAATTCTCCGGAAATGGAACACAGAAAACCTCACTATTCCAAACCGGGCCGAAACCAAATAAAGTAGCTCCGGTGCCGGAATCCACAAATACCAAAAGAATGGAAGGCTTCTCTGCCAGTCTAACCACCGACAATAAGGAGCAGCTGAAAACCGCCAAAGCCAGTGGCTGGATGGACATCAGCGACAAAAAATGGGGCATTGCCATCGGCATCAAACACTTCTTTGAAGAATACCCAAAAGAACTGAATATCATCGCTGATCAGCAGCTCACTACCGCCTATTTATGGTCGCCGCAAGCAGGGCCAATGAGCTTCGCAAGGGATACTAACGCTCCTGATGATGGTATATTAGGGAATTTCGCACAAGGACTGGCTAAAACCAGCGAACTGGTTTATTACTTCCATGAAGCCAGCGTAAGTACCCCCTCCATTCAAAAATCATTGAATTATTTCCTGGATCCGCCAGTAGCACATGCCGCTCCGCAAGCCTATGCCGTATCGAAAGTTTTCGGTTCCTTCTCCCCTCACAACACGACCTTTTCTGAGTTTGAGCGTGGAATGGACTATAAATTCGACTGGATGCTTTTCAACCAAAACTGGGCACCATGGTATGGCATGTTCGAGCATGGCGACTTTAAAAACTACTACATCGCCAATAAATGGGAAATGTGGGCAAACAACGAACCTGCACAAGACTATATGTTATGGATGCAATTCATGAGAACCGGAGATCCGAAACTTTACAATGCCGCACAGGCGATGAGCAGACATACCATGGATGTAGACAATATTCACTGGCCTAAAAAACCAGTATACCATGGAGATACCAACCCTGTTCTCGATTACCTGCAAAGCAAAGAAGCACCAGATAACACTACTCCTTACCTCGGCATCGGAAAAAGACATGGCGATCAGCATTGGTCGGCAGTACTGAGCGCACACGTATGGGTACAGGGATGGCTCGCAGATTACTACTTGACCGGAGACCACAGAGGTTTAGAAATCGCGCGTCAAACTGCAGATACTTATGTGAAACGCATCTGGGGAGATCATGACCTGATGGGACGCCGTCTATATCTATCCGTATGGAACATGACCGAAGTATACGATGCCACCAAAGATGAAATCTACCTGACCGATCTGAAAGACCGCATCAAACACATGTTAGACCTGCAAAACGGAACTGAGCAAAATAGCAGTCTGGTGGTAGACCGTTATGGTTATTCTCAGGTATATGCCTCACAAGGGCTCAGCAAATATTACCGGATCACCCGCGATGAAAAAATAAAACAGGCACTCATTACCCATGCCCGTTCGGTAAGAGACAATGAGCCGATCGCCTACTTTATGGAATCCTACCTATCTTCTATCCACAGCTTACTGATCGGTTATGAATTCACCCGAGATCAAAGTTTCCTGAACAGGGCACTGGAACGTGCGGCAGTACTAAAAACAGACCAGACCAATGTTAAGTTCGACAATAATGCCACACAGAAACAACTCGCAGAAACCCTGTTAAAAGTAAGCCACTTCCCTCAGGATCCCGAAAAAGAATATGCAGAATGGGATGTCAGAAACGGCCTTCGGGTATTCGGCTGGACACATGCTTACAATGTTCCATACCTGCTCTACTGGTTAAGAAATGAAGAACCGCAGAAGTCAATAAAAAAATAA